In a genomic window of Rhopalosiphum maidis isolate BTI-1 chromosome 4, ASM367621v3, whole genome shotgun sequence:
- the LOC113555947 gene encoding protein yellow-like isoform X2, protein MVPYRCCCGGSGLISTLMAAVLVCTVAGTMNVEYSWVYVDYTFASPNHRESAINSGKFIPENCVILDVDKYHGTSEGKLYFNMGSNSNSASKQRVFVTIPRIKPGNPASLAEIVPGDRANSVLLAPYPNWKANTISEDTVNCDDTIVSVFRTKIDHLGRFWVVDVGTLDQFEMTARSICPPKILIFDLKNGDRVLKIYKFPSSQVKDVSLFTNIEIDIRDSKGRNTYAYIADTTAYKLIVYDLKNDESWAVDQAYFYPYPNKAHFKIKGVNFDLMDGVLGLALGPITKNDRKLYFHAFASTRESWVYTNTLQNKSLFQNGLIDGSGTFFVSSEVRETQSSVEVMTDNGVLIYASMDNSLGCWNSQDPFTTKHIHTIYKSDEDFQFPSGMKIVDDKVWAVSCQLQNHFTTMVTNRKSVKYRVLVGRVDDLIKRTGCDKRSANVDYDTDEFLVESFDDNILHEWRAVPAYTQPWSYSRISRVFEDKNGVKQTPVKSLVLTGNVNVHSHSKPTSLSYDCRMSMVNGQLKNNNCLGKSRRRNRVKRVPGPLR, encoded by the exons ATGGTGCCATATCGTTGCTGTTGCGGCGGCAGCGGGTTGATTTCGACGTTGATGGCGGCGGTCCTCGTGTGCACGGTCGCAGGGACGATGAACGTCGAGTACAGCTGGGTGTACGTTGACTACACATTCGCCAGCCCCAATCACCGGGAATCAGCCATAAATTCTGGAAAGTTCATTCCGGAAAACTGTGTCATACTTGACGTGGACAAATATCATG GTACATCTGaaggaaaattatattttaatatgggtTCGAATTCAAATTCTGCTTCCAAACAACGAGTATTCGTTACTATTCCTCGTATCAAGCCGGGAAATCCTGCATCGCTCGCAGAAATAGTTCCAGGGGATCGTGCTAACTCCGTATTATTAGCGCCTTACCCAAATTGGAAGGCTAACACTATTTCGGAAGACACGGTCAATTGCGACGACACGATTGTTTCCGTATTTAGAACCAAA ATTGACCATCTCGGTCGATTTTGGGTTGTTGATGTCGGCACATTGGACCAATTTGAGATGACAGCTCGCTCCATATGCCCTccgaaaattttaatatttgacttGAAAAATGGCGATAGAGTTCTAA aaatatataaatttccaTCGTCGCAGGTAAAAGACGTTTCATTGTTTACTAACATCGAAATCGATATTAGAGATTCAAAGGGCCGTAATACATATGCTTATATAGCTGATACTACTGCGTATAAACTTATCgtatacgatttaaaaaatgacgAAAGTTGGGCGGTAGATCAAGCATATTTCTACCCATATCCAAATAAagctcattttaaaatcaaaggaGTTAACTTTGACTTAATGGATGGAGTACTAGGATTAGCCTTGG GTCCTATAACAAAAAACGatcgaaaattgtatttccatGCATTCGCTAGCACTAGGGAGTCGTGGGTGTATACCaatacattacaaaataaatcgcTATTTCAAAATGGTTTAATCGACGGTTCCGGTACATTCTTTGTATCCTCGGAAGTCAGAGAAACCCAATCTAGTGTTGAAGTGATGACAGACAATGGAGTACTTATATACGCATCGATGGACAATAGCTTAGGTTGCTGGAACAGCCAGGACCCGTTTACAACAAAACACATCCACACGATATATAAg agtgACGAAGATTTTCAATTCCCCAGTGGTATGAAAATTGTAGATGACAAAGTGTGGGCAGTGTCATGCCAACTTCAGAATCATTTTACAACTATGGTTACGAACCGTAAATCGGTCAAATACAGGGTGCTGGTTGGTCGAGTTGATGATTTGATAAAACGCACTGGATGCGATAAGAGGTCGGCAAATGTCGATT ATGATACTGACGAGTTTCTAGTCGAATCGTTTGACGATAACATATTGCACGAATGGCGTGCGGTACCTGCATACACACAACCGTGGAGCTATTCGAGAATTTCCAGGGTGTTCGAAGACAAAAATGGCGTGAAACAGACACCTGTCAAGTCGTTGGTATTGACCGGAAACGTAAACGTACATAGTCACAGTAAACCGACGTCGTTGTCTTATGATTGCCGTATGAGCATGGTCAACGGTCAACTGAAAAACAACAACTGTTTGGGCAAGTCTCGTCGGAGGAATCGGGTGAAGCGCGTACCCGGTCCTCTTAGGTGA
- the LOC113555947 gene encoding protein yellow-like isoform X1 has product MVPYRCCCGGSGLISTLMAAVLVCTVAGTMNVEYSWVYVDYTFASPNHRESAINSGKFIPENCVILDVDKYHGTSEGKLYFNMGSNSNSASKQRVFVTIPRIKPGNPASLAEIVPGDRANSVLLAPYPNWKANTISEDTVNCDDTIVSVFRTKIDHLGRFWVVDVGTLDQFEMTARSICPPKILIFDLKNGDRVLKIYKFPSSQVKDVSLFTNIEIDIRDSKGRNTYAYIADTTAYKLIVYDLKNDESWAVDQAYFYPYPNKAHFKIKGVNFDLMDGVLGLALGPITKNDRKLYFHAFASTRESWVYTNTLQNKSLFQNGLIDGSGTFFVSSEVRETQSSVEVMTDNGVLIYASMDNSLGCWNSQDPFTTKHIHTIYKSDEDFQFPSGMKIVDDKVWAVSCQLQNHFTTMVTNRKSVKYRVLVGRVDDLIKRTGCDKRSANVDLKLQSNVQNLDPTKDRLVFSN; this is encoded by the exons ATGGTGCCATATCGTTGCTGTTGCGGCGGCAGCGGGTTGATTTCGACGTTGATGGCGGCGGTCCTCGTGTGCACGGTCGCAGGGACGATGAACGTCGAGTACAGCTGGGTGTACGTTGACTACACATTCGCCAGCCCCAATCACCGGGAATCAGCCATAAATTCTGGAAAGTTCATTCCGGAAAACTGTGTCATACTTGACGTGGACAAATATCATG GTACATCTGaaggaaaattatattttaatatgggtTCGAATTCAAATTCTGCTTCCAAACAACGAGTATTCGTTACTATTCCTCGTATCAAGCCGGGAAATCCTGCATCGCTCGCAGAAATAGTTCCAGGGGATCGTGCTAACTCCGTATTATTAGCGCCTTACCCAAATTGGAAGGCTAACACTATTTCGGAAGACACGGTCAATTGCGACGACACGATTGTTTCCGTATTTAGAACCAAA ATTGACCATCTCGGTCGATTTTGGGTTGTTGATGTCGGCACATTGGACCAATTTGAGATGACAGCTCGCTCCATATGCCCTccgaaaattttaatatttgacttGAAAAATGGCGATAGAGTTCTAA aaatatataaatttccaTCGTCGCAGGTAAAAGACGTTTCATTGTTTACTAACATCGAAATCGATATTAGAGATTCAAAGGGCCGTAATACATATGCTTATATAGCTGATACTACTGCGTATAAACTTATCgtatacgatttaaaaaatgacgAAAGTTGGGCGGTAGATCAAGCATATTTCTACCCATATCCAAATAAagctcattttaaaatcaaaggaGTTAACTTTGACTTAATGGATGGAGTACTAGGATTAGCCTTGG GTCCTATAACAAAAAACGatcgaaaattgtatttccatGCATTCGCTAGCACTAGGGAGTCGTGGGTGTATACCaatacattacaaaataaatcgcTATTTCAAAATGGTTTAATCGACGGTTCCGGTACATTCTTTGTATCCTCGGAAGTCAGAGAAACCCAATCTAGTGTTGAAGTGATGACAGACAATGGAGTACTTATATACGCATCGATGGACAATAGCTTAGGTTGCTGGAACAGCCAGGACCCGTTTACAACAAAACACATCCACACGATATATAAg agtgACGAAGATTTTCAATTCCCCAGTGGTATGAAAATTGTAGATGACAAAGTGTGGGCAGTGTCATGCCAACTTCAGAATCATTTTACAACTATGGTTACGAACCGTAAATCGGTCAAATACAGGGTGCTGGTTGGTCGAGTTGATGATTTGATAAAACGCACTGGATGCGATAAGAGGTCGGCAAATGTCGATTTAAAATTGCAATCTAATGTACAAAATCTTGACCCCACAAAAGATCGcttagtatttagtaattaa